The Thermodesulfovibrio sp. 3462-1 genome contains the following window.
TTCATTATTTTATTATGTCACTTTCCACTGCTTTTTCTGAAAGTGGTTTTGAGAGGAAAAATCCTTGAAGCATGTCACAGCCAAGAACTCTCAAAATATCAAGATGTTGTTTATCTTCAACTCCTTCGGCAAGGGTTATATAGTCAAGTCTTTTTGCAAGCTCTATTATTGTTTGAACAATTGCAAAGGATTTTTTATCTTTAAGCATATCTCTTACAAAGGCAATATCAATTTTAATAATGTCTACAGCTAAGTCCTTAAGATAAACAAGGGAAGAGTATCCTGTGCCAAAATCATCAATTGCAATCTTCGGTGGATTTTTCAATTTCTTAATCATTGAAATTAATTCTATTGTCCTTTCAGGATTTTCAATAAATATTCTTTCTGTAATTTCTACTGTAATTTTATCTCTTATATTTTCATCAATCCAGGATAACTTTTTAATAAAATCAGGTTCATTAAAGGTTTTTCCTGAAATGTTTATGGAAATATTAATGTTCCATTTTTTTATTTTTTCCGTGACTTCTTTAATTAACCAATCTTCAAATTTGCTGAGATATTGACTGTTTTCTATATAGTCCATGAAAAAACCAGGATAATAAATTTTATCTCCCTGCACAATTCTAACTAAAGCTTCAAATCCTGCAACTTCTAAAGTATCAGTATGATAATAAGGTTGATAATAAAGAACAAACAGATCTTGCTCAAAGGCTTTCTTAACCAGATTAATCACATTCCATTGAGTTTCTATTTCTTTTTCTATCCCGGGGTCAAAAAACTTTATTATTCCTGGACCTTCCTTTTTAGCCTTTGTTAATGTTATGTCAGCTTTCTCATAAAGTGTCTTAAAGGTTTCTCCATCCTTAGGAAACAAAGCTAATCCAGCATTGATATAAAATAAAATGGATTTACTATCTATTTGAAAACTTAAGTCATTCAACTCGAATAGCCTGGAGTAGGTTTTGGATAACTCATATGAACCCTCTAAAGTTAAATATATGCCAAAGGTATCTGCACTGATTCTCGCTATGGCATCTGTTTCCTTAAAGGTTTCCTTTAATTTTTGGCTTAGAAATTTTAATAACCCATCTCCACCTGAAATCCCAAGAGTTTTGTTTATAGAAGTCATATTAAACACATCAATCAAAATAAGCACCCCTATGATTCCTCTATCTTTCGTTTCTTTTAATTTTAAGGGAACTTGAGCAGCAAAGCCATTCAAATTTAAAAGCCCTGTAAGTGCATCGTAGTTTTGTAAAATATTTATTCTTTCAGAAAGCATTATTTGTTCTGTAATGTCTTTTGCTACAGCAACAAATCTTAAAATATTTCCTGGAAGGCTGACAGGAACTATTTTCAGGTCAGCATGGAAAATTTCACCATTTTTCTTTCTATTTGGAGTTATGGCATTAAATATTTTTCCTGAAAGAATAGTATTCCACATCTGTTTATAAAATTCGGGTGGATTGAGCCCTGATTTAAATATTCTTGGATTTTTTCCAAGAAGTTCTTCCTTTGTGTATCCACTTATTTTTTCTACAGCTTCATTTACATAGATAATATCTCCCTTTTCATCAGTAACCAGTATCCATGTATCAGAATGTTTAAGTGCTTCTGCAATAATCATATTCTGTCTTATTCTTTCCACCCTTTCAACAGCAAAGGATAGATCTCTTTGGATTTCCCTAAGTAAATCAATAATTGATTCGTTGAAATAATCTGGAAATTCAGAGTATATGCTTAATATAGCCACAACCCTGTCGTGTTTCAGAATCGGTATTAAACATGAAGAAAGAATTCCTCTTTTTAAAAGCTCAGCTCTCAGAGGATTGTCTTCACCGTTTATTCTTAAATCAGGATTAACAATAACATTTTTTTCATTCAAAGCTTTTTCACATATATATTCAGTTTTTTCAAAAAATTCTATAATACCCTGATCCTCGCCAAAATGAAATTTTGGAATTCTTCTGCAAGACTCATCACAAATACCTATCCATACAAGTTTAAACTTAAAATTATCTACCAGGGCTTTACATATTCCACTGAAGATTTCTTCTTCTGTTAAGGAGGTTGTTATTGTTTTGTTTATTTGTTTTAAAATTTCCTTTATATTTTCCGCACATTTTTGCCTGGATATATCATAAAACAATATAAAATTTGAACATCTGCCTCTAAAAAGAATCGTTGATGCTAAACACTGAACTGGTATTATCTTACCATCCTTTCTTATAAAAGAAATCTCATAAATTGCTGAAAATTTTTCACCTCTGAGTCTTTTTTCCATATTTTCAATTACTTTTTCTCTGTCCTTACTGTAAACCAGATCTGTACAGCTCATTTCCAATATCTCATCTTCTCTATAACCAAGAATATTTAATGCGTATTCATTGATAAAGACGATTTTTTCTTGATAGACAATAATGC
Protein-coding sequences here:
- a CDS encoding EAL domain-containing protein; amino-acid sequence: MEKDIEEWKSIISYISSILERQINIVTFEDFIEEEKKLQEFDYHFVYANPDSTIKLIQKGYILLGKLKNENHSICSIISSSYYPQKEIINVALINRKFSFLPLLFHKKVYKNFQLIFTRNYDEILELVQSSAADIGFIYTKTLEELKNGKNIKISEDFCFPCPHFIFIHPSLEKYKDALLNIEDIEKASEDEIEHIKSLYSQLDLLLEEWANNDIVEALKSSPIIGIIVYQEKIVFINEYALNILGYREDEILEMSCTDLVYSKDREKVIENMEKRLRGEKFSAIYEISFIRKDGKIIPVQCLASTILFRGRCSNFILFYDISRQKCAENIKEILKQINKTITTSLTEEEIFSGICKALVDNFKFKLVWIGICDESCRRIPKFHFGEDQGIIEFFEKTEYICEKALNEKNVIVNPDLRINGEDNPLRAELLKRGILSSCLIPILKHDRVVAILSIYSEFPDYFNESIIDLLREIQRDLSFAVERVERIRQNMIIAEALKHSDTWILVTDEKGDIIYVNEAVEKISGYTKEELLGKNPRIFKSGLNPPEFYKQMWNTILSGKIFNAITPNRKKNGEIFHADLKIVPVSLPGNILRFVAVAKDITEQIMLSERINILQNYDALTGLLNLNGFAAQVPLKLKETKDRGIIGVLILIDVFNMTSINKTLGISGGDGLLKFLSQKLKETFKETDAIARISADTFGIYLTLEGSYELSKTYSRLFELNDLSFQIDSKSILFYINAGLALFPKDGETFKTLYEKADITLTKAKKEGPGIIKFFDPGIEKEIETQWNVINLVKKAFEQDLFVLYYQPYYHTDTLEVAGFEALVRIVQGDKIYYPGFFMDYIENSQYLSKFEDWLIKEVTEKIKKWNINISINISGKTFNEPDFIKKLSWIDENIRDKITVEITERIFIENPERTIELISMIKKLKNPPKIAIDDFGTGYSSLVYLKDLAVDIIKIDIAFVRDMLKDKKSFAIVQTIIELAKRLDYITLAEGVEDKQHLDILRVLGCDMLQGFFLSKPLSEKAVESDIIK